CCAATGTCCATCCCGATCACCGTGTTCACTGCGATGGATGTCATCGCGGCACCTCCTGTCGGTTGGTGCCAGTATGACAGCGTTCAAGCGACCCAGCGTTTTCATGCTATCACCCCCTAGCGCTGTGCCGCGCAGCGGCACCGCTCGGCCCTTGGGCCGAGCAATCGCCTCCGGCGATGCGCTAGGGGGTGGGATGATCCAGTGTCCCTTGTGCGGCTATGTGATACGGCCGGAGCAGAAGACGACGGCGTGCGCGCGGTGTCCGCTCAGTTCGGGGTGCGACCTGACGTGCTGCGCGAATTGCGGCTATCAGTGGCCGGAAGCCTCGCTCCTCGTGACGTGGTGGCGCCGATGGCAACAGCGTCGGCAAACTCGGGCTCAAGCGCGGAGAGAGTCCCTGTGGGGACTGTCTCCAATGTCGGAGGTGCCACTGGAATGCTTGCCGATTGGTGAGACGGCGACGGTGGAATCGGTCCGCACGTCGCGCCATCGCTATTGGCGGCAGCTCAGCACGCTCGGCGTGGCCCCGGGTGCCGCGGTGTCCGTGCGCCAGCGGCAGCCGGCCCTGGTGATTCGGATCGGCGAGACCGACCTGGCACTTGATGCGGAAGCCGGCCGGGAAATTTTTGTTCAGCGAGCCTAAGGAGAGGGGGACATGGCGAGGGCGAAGACGGTGGAATGTCAGTACGCGCCGAAGATGTGCGCGCTGCTCGGAAAAGAAGTGTGGGCCATCATGACGAGGCCTCCCGGCGGGACGTGGCGCATCGTCAACTGCTTGGAAAAAGAGGAAGCATGCGGCGTGCTGCCGTGCGCCTTTACCACCGCTGACGGCGGCTGGCCGTACACGAATCCCATCCCCACGGAGCAGCGAGCCACAACATGATTAATATCACCAAACTGTATTGCGGGCTCACCAGCGGCAGCGATGCTTTGCGCTATGGGCAGGGGCACGGAGCTCCTCGCGAAGCACAGAGCCGCCGGCCGATCGTCGTCTGGACGATGAGCCGTCGCTGCAATCTCCACTGCGTGCACTGCTACACCGATTCGGAAAACCGCCAGTATCCAAATGAGCTGACGGTCGATGAGGCCCGGCAGATGCTGGAGGATCTGGCCCGGTTTCAGATTCCGGCCCTGCTCATGTCCGGCGGCGAGCCATTGCACCACCCGCATTTTTTCGAGCTGGCGTCGGCGGCGCGAGCCCAAGGATTGCGGTTAACGCTCTCCACGAACGGCACGCTCATCGATCAGCCCGCGGCCGAGCGCATCGTCGCGACCGGCTTCACATATGTGGGCATTTCATTCGACGGACTGGGCAAGGTGAATGACCAGTTCCGCGGCAAGCTCGGGGCGTTTGACGCCGCCCTCGCCGGGGTGCGGAACCTCAAGGCGCTTGGGCAGCGCGTGGGGCTGCGGCTGACACTCACGCGGCGCAACTTCGAGGCGCTGCCGCAGATTTTCGAGCTGGTGGAGCGCGAGGGCATCGATCGCGTGTGCTTTTACCATCTGGTCTATTCGGGGCGCGGCAGCCGGATCGCGAAAGATGATTTGAGCCACGAGGAAACGCGCGAGGCGCTCGATCAGATCTTTGCGTGGACGATCGCGCTGCAGAATCTCGGGCAGGAGGTGGAGGTGCTGACCGTCGATAATCATGCGGACGGCGTTTACCTCTATCTGCGGCTGCTGCAGCAAGACCCGGGACGGGCGGAGCTCGCCCGCCGGCTCATCGAGTGGAACGGCGGCGGGGCGAACTCCTCGGGGATCGGCATCGCCAACATCGATGCCGAGGGCTTCGTGCATCCGGATCAATTTTGGCAGACCCATTCGCTCGGCAATGTCCGGCAGCGGCCGTTCAGCGAGATCTGGACCGACAATGACGACCCGCTGCTGGCCGGGTTGCGCAACCGCTTGCCGCTGCTCAAAGGCCGTTGCGGAGCCTGCCAGTGGAAACAGATGTGCGGCGGCGCATTCCGCGTGCGAGCGCTGCAGGCCACGGGCGATCCGTGGGCGGAAGACCCGTCGTGTTATCTGACGGATGATGAAACGCTTGAACACGTCACGCACGCCACGGAGGTTTCCCGATGATGTCCCCACCGCTTCACCCGCTAGGCACGCGCGCCAAGATCTTATTGACCAGCGTCTTCGGACCGTACGCCAAGGACGACGCGTATGGCAGCCGAGCGCTCAATCCGATGGAGCTCTACCAGAACCAGGTGACTCGCGCGGAGGGGCCGTTTTCCTTGCGCATGTTCCACCGCTCCTGGGGCATTATGCTGATCCAGGCGAACATCAGCGCCCCCTGCACGGTGCTGGATTTTCCAACACTGGATCGTTTTGTGGACGAGCTGCGCCATTACCCCTATGACATCGTCGGAGTGAGCTCCATCATGCCGAATGTCGAGAAAGTCAAGGCGATGTGCCGCCTCGTGCGCAAGCATTTGCCCTCCGCCACGATTGTCGTGGGAGGGCATGTGGCGAACAAACCCGGGCTCCGCAAGGACGTCGAGGCGGATTATGTCGTGCCCGGGGAGGGGGTGCGGTGGTTTCGCCAATTCCTCGGCGAGGCGGCCGACCAGCCCATCCGCCATCCGCTGATTTCCTCCGCGATCAATACCCGGACGATGGGTGTGGATGTGAAAAACAGCGGGCGGGAAGCCGCGGCCACCCTGATTCCCTCGGTCGGCTGCCCGATGGGGTGCAATTTTTGCGCCACCTCCGCGATGTTCGGCGGCAAGGGCAAGTTCATCAATTTTTACGAGACCGGCGATGAGCTCTTCCACGTCATGTGCGGCATCGAGCGGCAGATGGGCGTGCGCTCCTTCTTCGTCATGGACGAAAACTTCTTGCTGCACCGCAAGCGCGCCTTGCGGCTGCTGGAGCTGATCGAAGAGCACGGCAAGGCCTGGTCGCTGTATATTTTCAGCTCGGCCCGGGTCGTGCAATCGTACCAGATCGAAGAGCTGGTGCGCTTAGGCATTTCGTGGGTCTGGATGGGGCTGGAAGGCAAGAACAGCCAGTACGCGAAGCTGAGCGGTGTGGATACCCCAACGCTCGTCCGCACGCTGCAAACGCATGGGATCCGCGTGCTGGGCTCGAGCATCATCGGGCTGGAGGAGCACACCCCGGAGAACATCGACGAAGCCATCGAATACGCCGTCAGCCACAGCACTGATTTTCATCAGTTCATGCTCTACACGCCGATTCCCGGCACCGCCCTGTATGCGGAGCATGCGGCCAAGCAAACGCTGAAAGACCCCAGCACGTATCAGGAGGGGGATATCCACGGGCAGGCCATCTTCAGGCACCTCCATCCGCATATCCAGCAGGGGCAGGAGAGCGAGTTCATCTTGAAGGCGTTCCGGCGGGATTTTGAGGTCAACGGCCCGAGCGTGCTGCGCATCGCGCGGACCGTCCTGGCCGGCTGGAAGCGCTATCGAGATTATGCCGATGTGCGGGTCCGGAATCGCTTCACGTGGGAAGCGCGAGATCTGGCCGTGTCGTTTCCCGCCACCCTCTGGGCCGCGCGGCGGTGGTTCAGCGCGCACAACCCGGAGCTGGTGCGCAAGCTCTCCGGGTTATTGGATGAGATTAAACGAGAGGTGGGCCTGAAGGCCCGGTTGGTCGCACCGCTCGCCGGGCGGTTCGTCTGGTCCAAATTGCGCCAGGAAGATCAGCGCCTCAAAGCCGGGTGGACGTATGAACCGCCCACGTTTTATGAAGTCAATGAGCACATGAGACGGCTGCGGCAGCAATGGATAGTTCCCCCATCGCCAATTCAATGGGTCAATCCGTGATACCTCGGCTGGTCTTCTGGGAAACCACCACCGGCTGCAATCTGGAATGCCGCCACTGCCGGCGGCTGGAAGTCGCCAAGGCGCTCTCCAGGCGGGACATGACCGCCGAGCAGGTCAAGCGCCATCTCATTGATGGCTTGCTGGGTGTTGGTCGCCCCGTGCTCGTGTGCTCCGGCGGCGAGCCGCTGATGCGGAGAGATCTCTTCGAGCTGGCCGCCTACGCCAAGAGCCGGGAGCTGCCGATTGCGCTGGCGACCAACGGCACCCTGGTCGATGACGCCACGGCGGATCGGATCATCGCCAGCGGATTTGAGCGCGTCTCGATCAGCCTCGATGGGGCGCAGGCGAACACGCACGATACGTTCCGCCAGCAGCAAGGAGCGTTTGACGGCGCGGTGCGCGGGATTCAGCGGCTGCGCGCGCGCGGCATGGGCCTGCAGGTCAACACGACGGTGACCCTGCACAATATCCAAGAATTGGAGGCGATCTATCAGCGGGTCGTCGAGCTCGGCGTCGAAGCGTGGCACGTCTTCATGTTCGTGCCGGTGGGGTGCGGCTTGACGATCCCTGCGGAGCAGCAATTAGCGTCCGAGCAATATGAGACCGTGCTGCATTGGCTCTTCGAGCGGGCGATGGAGCAGCGCATCTTTGTGCGCGCGACGTGCGCGCCGCAATATTATCGGATCTTGGCGCAATCCCGCAGCATCGGCAAGCTCCAGCGGCTCTCGAAATTCTCGACGCTGACAAAAGGCTGCCTGGCGGGCACGGGTATTTGCTTCGTCTCGCATACCGGGGAGGTCTTTCCGTGCGGCTACCTGCCGCTCTCCTCGGGCAACATCACGCGAACGCCATTTTCCGACATCTGGCATCAGTCCGCAATTTTTGAGGCGCTGCGGGATCCTGAGGATTTGGGAGGCAAGTGCGGCGCGTGCGAGTATAAACGCGTCTGCGGCGGCTGCCGCGCGCGCGCCTATGCCGCCACCGGCAACTACTTGACGGAAGAGCCCTGCTGCGCGTATAGTCCCTCCGTAGCGCAGGCGTCAGCCTGCGCGGCCTAACGTCCGCATTTCGCATCCCAACGACACGTCATGATCGGCTGGCAGGATGTTCGACGAGAACCATTTCGCCTCTTCTTTCCTCTCGGCGTCCTCCTCGGCCTCATCGGCGTGGGCCATTGGCTGGGGTATGCCACCGGTGTTGCGGCGGCCGCTTCCGGCTTCTTCCATGCGTGGATGCAAGTCGGCGGCTTTCTGACGTGCATCATCGTCGGATTCTTGCTGACGGCCCTGCCGCGCTTCGCCGCCGCCACGCCATCGACGACGCTTGAGCTGCTCGTCCTCCTGTCGCTCGCCGCGGCGCAACCCATCCTCCTCTCCCTCGGCCGCTGGATGGCGGCCGAGTGGTGTTTCATCGCCATCCTCGTCGGAGTGGCCGTCTTTGCCGGGCGCCGCTTTGCCAAGCGTAAGGCTAGCACGGGTCCGCCGACGGAGTTTGTATGGGTCGGCATCGCCATCGTGCACGGCGTGCTGGGTGCGCTGCTGCTCATCGGCGGGCAGGCCGGACGGCTG
The genomic region above belongs to Candidatus Omnitrophota bacterium and contains:
- a CDS encoding ferrous iron transport protein A gives rise to the protein MLSPPSAVPRSGTARPLGRAIASGDALGGGMIQCPLCGYVIRPEQKTTACARCPLSSGCDLTCCANCGYQWPEASLLVTWWRRWQQRRQTRAQARRESLWGLSPMSEVPLECLPIGETATVESVRTSRHRYWRQLSTLGVAPGAAVSVRQRQPALVIRIGETDLALDAEAGREIFVQRA
- a CDS encoding radical SAM protein, whose product is MINITKLYCGLTSGSDALRYGQGHGAPREAQSRRPIVVWTMSRRCNLHCVHCYTDSENRQYPNELTVDEARQMLEDLARFQIPALLMSGGEPLHHPHFFELASAARAQGLRLTLSTNGTLIDQPAAERIVATGFTYVGISFDGLGKVNDQFRGKLGAFDAALAGVRNLKALGQRVGLRLTLTRRNFEALPQIFELVEREGIDRVCFYHLVYSGRGSRIAKDDLSHEETREALDQIFAWTIALQNLGQEVEVLTVDNHADGVYLYLRLLQQDPGRAELARRLIEWNGGGANSSGIGIANIDAEGFVHPDQFWQTHSLGNVRQRPFSEIWTDNDDPLLAGLRNRLPLLKGRCGACQWKQMCGGAFRVRALQATGDPWAEDPSCYLTDDETLEHVTHATEVSR
- a CDS encoding cobalamin B12-binding domain-containing protein, with the protein product MMSPPLHPLGTRAKILLTSVFGPYAKDDAYGSRALNPMELYQNQVTRAEGPFSLRMFHRSWGIMLIQANISAPCTVLDFPTLDRFVDELRHYPYDIVGVSSIMPNVEKVKAMCRLVRKHLPSATIVVGGHVANKPGLRKDVEADYVVPGEGVRWFRQFLGEAADQPIRHPLISSAINTRTMGVDVKNSGREAAATLIPSVGCPMGCNFCATSAMFGGKGKFINFYETGDELFHVMCGIERQMGVRSFFVMDENFLLHRKRALRLLELIEEHGKAWSLYIFSSARVVQSYQIEELVRLGISWVWMGLEGKNSQYAKLSGVDTPTLVRTLQTHGIRVLGSSIIGLEEHTPENIDEAIEYAVSHSTDFHQFMLYTPIPGTALYAEHAAKQTLKDPSTYQEGDIHGQAIFRHLHPHIQQGQESEFILKAFRRDFEVNGPSVLRIARTVLAGWKRYRDYADVRVRNRFTWEARDLAVSFPATLWAARRWFSAHNPELVRKLSGLLDEIKREVGLKARLVAPLAGRFVWSKLRQEDQRLKAGWTYEPPTFYEVNEHMRRLRQQWIVPPSPIQWVNP
- a CDS encoding radical SAM protein; its protein translation is MGQSVIPRLVFWETTTGCNLECRHCRRLEVAKALSRRDMTAEQVKRHLIDGLLGVGRPVLVCSGGEPLMRRDLFELAAYAKSRELPIALATNGTLVDDATADRIIASGFERVSISLDGAQANTHDTFRQQQGAFDGAVRGIQRLRARGMGLQVNTTVTLHNIQELEAIYQRVVELGVEAWHVFMFVPVGCGLTIPAEQQLASEQYETVLHWLFERAMEQRIFVRATCAPQYYRILAQSRSIGKLQRLSKFSTLTKGCLAGTGICFVSHTGEVFPCGYLPLSSGNITRTPFSDIWHQSAIFEALRDPEDLGGKCGACEYKRVCGGCRARAYAATGNYLTEEPCCAYSPSVAQASACAA